A part of Cryptosporangium aurantiacum genomic DNA contains:
- a CDS encoding NAD(P)-dependent alcohol dehydrogenase: MKAVTYTRYGGPDVLHLADVPTPAPGDREVLIRVRAAEVTKSDCEFRSFRYSVKWFWLPLRIAVGVIRPRRSILGMYFAGEVVSVGGRVTRFVPGDQVYGCTGLRLGAYGEYVVLPEGAAIGPKPRNMTFAEAAAVPLGGLNALHFMRRAGIEPGEQVLINGAGGSIGAHAVQIAHSMGAHVTAVDHRIKEDLVRRLGASDFVDYTTDDVTTMGRRFDVIFDMVAGSPYRRLIGKLQPGGRYLHGNPRLSVLLRSVLTTRFTDKTVTVAFASETGEDLAKLTEMIEAGEIQSIVDRVYPMAEAADAHRRVETEQRLGAVVITPDERDGPPADGFRNLE, translated from the coding sequence GTGAAAGCCGTCACCTACACCCGTTATGGAGGGCCGGACGTTCTGCATCTGGCGGACGTGCCCACGCCGGCCCCGGGCGATCGTGAAGTCCTGATCAGAGTGCGGGCGGCCGAGGTGACGAAGTCTGACTGCGAGTTCAGGAGCTTCCGATACTCGGTGAAGTGGTTCTGGCTTCCGCTCCGAATCGCGGTCGGAGTCATCAGGCCGAGGCGTTCCATCCTGGGCATGTACTTCGCCGGCGAGGTGGTGTCGGTGGGCGGGCGTGTTACCCGCTTTGTTCCGGGCGACCAGGTCTACGGCTGCACCGGTCTACGTCTGGGTGCCTACGGTGAGTACGTCGTCCTCCCGGAAGGCGCCGCCATCGGACCCAAGCCACGCAATATGACGTTCGCCGAGGCGGCCGCTGTCCCGCTGGGCGGACTCAACGCCCTGCACTTCATGCGGCGCGCGGGGATCGAGCCGGGGGAGCAGGTGCTGATCAACGGGGCCGGCGGCAGCATCGGCGCCCATGCCGTCCAGATCGCCCACTCGATGGGCGCGCACGTCACCGCGGTCGACCACAGGATCAAGGAAGATCTCGTCCGACGCCTCGGGGCCAGCGACTTCGTGGACTACACCACCGACGACGTGACGACGATGGGCCGGAGGTTCGACGTCATCTTCGACATGGTCGCCGGGAGTCCGTACCGCCGTCTCATCGGCAAGCTCCAACCGGGCGGGCGCTATCTCCACGGCAACCCCCGCCTGTCGGTGCTGCTCCGCTCAGTGCTGACAACCCGGTTCACCGACAAGACCGTCACCGTGGCCTTCGCCTCGGAAACGGGGGAGGACCTTGCAAAGCTCACGGAGATGATCGAAGCGGGAGAGATCCAGTCGATCGTTGACCGGGTCTACCCGATGGCAGAGGCGGCCGACGCGCACCGCCGGGTCGAGACCGAGCAGCGCTTGGGGGCGGTCGTGATCACCCCCGACGAGCGGGACGGGCCGCCCGCCGATGGGTTCAGGAATCTGGAGTAA